Proteins co-encoded in one Spiroplasma gladiatoris genomic window:
- a CDS encoding ECF transporter S component gives MEKKDLNHEIPEHNKDDVKGDHYHDQHHFDAKGNHDDITEEEFKFKNSIYSSKKNLIYRITASGMFLALACIGSAIDMFGERIFKLPLNEIILSIRYFDILIICLSISCIGPVFASLLAFITPWIHMLMDGDHPPLTHLVDSFGYFSVVWILWLFFYVIFRNSYIHKDPKKGIFKRYMSLLGFIPVSVIIYTLFTILIIYVSDQSASHEHHDHDDENIINKLIDHHEGHDHEAHGDEWDLFKEKLWTYSAIIFGFELVRFTACGLAFVLLEPQIKKINHRYR, from the coding sequence ATGGAAAAAAAAGATTTAAACCATGAGATTCCTGAGCATAACAAAGATGATGTTAAAGGTGATCATTATCACGACCAACACCACTTTGATGCAAAAGGAAATCATGACGATATTACAGAAGAAGAATTTAAATTTAAAAACAGTATTTATTCTTCTAAGAAAAATTTAATTTATAGAATAACAGCTTCAGGAATGTTTTTAGCATTAGCTTGTATCGGAAGTGCTATTGATATGTTTGGAGAAAGAATTTTCAAATTACCATTAAACGAAATAATATTATCAATTAGATACTTTGATATATTAATAATTTGTTTATCAATTTCATGTATTGGACCTGTGTTTGCAAGTTTATTAGCTTTCATTACACCATGAATTCATATGTTAATGGATGGAGATCATCCGCCATTAACTCACTTAGTAGATTCATTTGGATACTTTTCAGTTGTTTGAATTTTATGATTATTCTTTTATGTAATTTTTAGAAACTCATATATACATAAAGATCCAAAAAAAGGAATTTTTAAAAGATATATGTCTTTATTAGGGTTCATACCTGTATCAGTTATTATCTACACATTGTTTACAATTTTAATTATTTATGTTTCAGATCAAAGTGCAAGTCACGAACATCACGATCATGATGATGAAAATATTATAAATAAATTAATTGATCATCATGAAGGTCACGATCATGAAGCTCATGGTGACGAATGAGATTTATTTAAAGAAAAATTATGAACTTATAGCGCTATTATTTTTGGATTTGA